A region from the Bradyrhizobium sp. CCBAU 53340 genome encodes:
- a CDS encoding ABC transporter permease yields the protein MSNATPSAPFAGVADEQRLRSILYRGAASAFLFALPIIVFLLIWETTVRLGWINATILPSPSNIARRAWVLLDPADPAKSILLTHIVVSLWRALSSFALACVLAIPMGLFLGLNRTAYLIASPLLSLLLPLPAVAWAPIFLVIFGQGDITIIAVCFLGAFFPILYSTIQGVRAIGRHSLWVVRSMGASRFDIFRRVLLPGALPALISGLKLGMAHSWRTLVAAEMLAALTHGLGFMIFAARSYMDVSTMFVGIVCLALIGLLIERGVFGSLEALTIHRWHGNGKVGSHR from the coding sequence ATGTCTAACGCGACGCCGTCGGCGCCGTTCGCGGGTGTTGCCGACGAGCAGAGGCTGCGTAGCATCTTGTACCGCGGGGCGGCATCGGCATTCTTGTTCGCGCTGCCAATCATCGTCTTCCTGTTAATATGGGAGACAACGGTACGTCTCGGCTGGATCAATGCGACGATCCTGCCTTCGCCATCAAATATCGCGCGGCGCGCGTGGGTGCTGCTTGATCCAGCCGATCCCGCCAAGAGCATATTGCTGACGCATATTGTCGTTAGTTTGTGGCGTGCGCTGAGTTCGTTCGCTCTGGCATGCGTGCTGGCCATCCCAATGGGCCTCTTCCTGGGCCTCAACAGGACGGCCTATCTGATTGCTTCCCCACTCCTGAGCCTGTTACTGCCGCTACCGGCAGTTGCCTGGGCTCCGATCTTCCTGGTCATTTTCGGTCAAGGCGATATCACGATCATTGCTGTCTGTTTCCTCGGTGCCTTCTTTCCGATTCTGTACAGTACTATCCAGGGCGTGCGCGCAATCGGCCGACACTCCTTGTGGGTCGTGCGCAGCATGGGCGCAAGCCGGTTTGATATCTTTCGGCGTGTGCTGTTACCCGGTGCGCTGCCGGCGCTGATCTCGGGGCTGAAGCTTGGAATGGCGCATTCGTGGCGCACGCTGGTCGCGGCCGAAATGCTAGCTGCGTTGACCCATGGCCTCGGATTCATGATATTCGCGGCGCGTTCCTATATGGACGTATCCACGATGTTCGTCGGCATCGTATGCCTGGCCCTGATCGGTCTCCTTATCGAACGTGGCGTGTTTGGCTCGCTCGAAGCACTTACCATTCACCGCTGGCACGGTAACGGAAAAGTGGGTAGCCATCGATGA
- a CDS encoding ABC transporter permease, whose product MARIALILVPLVAWEVCSRLGLINGFLFPAPSAILNKLWVQSGPNGNPPYAILWHVADSMLRLLSGLSLAVIIGTLLGVGLGMSQRARLVFQPIISILMPVPTLAWTPVLLLVMGIDNRTTILVVFLAAVFEMIYIVASGIEMLNVKMLWVAWSMGASRRQVFWRVIIPGIFPCLITGTRLGTGYAWRALIAAEMLAASSYGLGFMIYDASEYMNIGVIYGGVMMIAALGYLLENVLVGKIEAATIEKWGVLNER is encoded by the coding sequence ATGGCTCGTATCGCGCTGATCCTGGTGCCGCTGGTGGCTTGGGAGGTGTGCTCGCGGTTAGGGTTGATAAACGGCTTCTTGTTTCCGGCGCCGTCCGCGATCCTCAACAAGCTTTGGGTGCAATCCGGCCCAAACGGAAACCCGCCATATGCAATTCTGTGGCACGTGGCAGACAGCATGCTGCGCTTGCTCTCGGGATTATCACTTGCGGTAATCATAGGTACCCTGCTCGGGGTTGGACTTGGCATGAGTCAGCGGGCGCGGCTGGTGTTTCAGCCAATCATTAGCATCTTGATGCCTGTGCCGACGCTAGCATGGACCCCCGTCCTGCTGTTGGTCATGGGTATCGATAACCGCACGACCATCCTAGTCGTATTTCTCGCAGCGGTTTTCGAAATGATATACATCGTCGCGAGCGGCATCGAAATGCTGAACGTCAAAATGCTTTGGGTGGCTTGGTCGATGGGCGCGAGCCGACGGCAGGTATTTTGGCGCGTCATTATTCCCGGCATTTTTCCTTGCCTGATCACCGGCACACGGCTCGGTACAGGTTACGCCTGGCGCGCTCTGATCGCCGCCGAGATGCTGGCCGCCAGCAGCTATGGCCTGGGTTTCATGATCTATGACGCCTCCGAATACATGAACATTGGCGTCATCTATGGTGGCGTGATGATGATTGCGGCGCTCGGCTATCTTCTTGAGAACGTTCTGGTTGGCAAGATCGAAGCTGCTACCATCGAGAAATGGGGAGTACTCAATGAGCGTTGA
- a CDS encoding ABC transporter ATP-binding protein produces the protein MSVETAKILPLRDGAGTKPKIVAKNVQKYFGNVLAMEDISCTINEREFVAIIGPSGCGKSTFLYLIAGFEKASQGELLINNELVVGPGPDRGVVFQEFVLFPWLTVLRNATLGLDIKGVPRQEAEERARKWLRLTGLSGFENAYPSSLSGGMKQRVAIARALSYDPEVLLLDEPFGALDVQTKNYMIQDLQNLWVEANRTIVMITHSVSEAVQLADRVLILSSRPSRIIADVAIKLPHPRDLRDPQVRRYEDEVTALLSAEVDKAMKRERQTFAGRS, from the coding sequence ATGAGCGTTGAAACGGCAAAAATACTCCCGCTGCGCGACGGTGCCGGTACCAAGCCCAAGATTGTCGCCAAGAATGTCCAGAAGTATTTCGGAAACGTGCTGGCGATGGAGGACATTTCTTGCACGATCAACGAACGGGAATTCGTGGCTATCATCGGTCCAAGCGGTTGCGGCAAGTCGACGTTTCTGTACCTGATCGCTGGATTCGAGAAGGCAAGCCAGGGGGAACTGCTAATCAACAACGAACTCGTGGTGGGGCCAGGACCCGACCGTGGCGTGGTCTTTCAGGAGTTCGTGCTGTTCCCCTGGCTTACGGTGTTGCGTAATGCGACGCTGGGCCTGGACATCAAAGGTGTGCCACGGCAGGAAGCTGAGGAGCGGGCGAGGAAGTGGCTTCGTCTGACAGGCCTTTCGGGGTTCGAGAATGCCTATCCATCGTCTCTGTCGGGCGGCATGAAACAGCGCGTCGCCATCGCTCGGGCACTTAGTTACGATCCGGAGGTGCTGCTACTCGATGAGCCGTTCGGCGCACTCGACGTGCAAACAAAGAACTACATGATCCAGGATCTACAAAACCTCTGGGTCGAGGCCAATCGAACTATCGTGATGATAACTCATAGTGTATCAGAGGCCGTTCAGCTTGCCGATCGAGTGCTTATTCTGAGCTCACGGCCCTCGCGAATAATTGCGGACGTGGCGATCAAGCTACCCCACCCTCGGGACTTAAGGGACCCGCAGGTCCGGCGATACGAAGACGAGGTTACGGCTCTTCTGTCGGCGGAAGTCGACAAGGCGATGAAGCGCGAACGCCAGACGTTTGCTGGCCGCTCATAG
- a CDS encoding CoA ester lyase, with the protein MYRSLLYVPASSERFIAKSALCGADAIILDLEDSVAPAQKEGARNRLASSIKRCAAAGADIWVRINRPLSAAVRDIEASVLGGAKGILITKVEGAEHVRLLLEVAERTERDHDRREPLQAIAVIESVKILAKADDIARAHERVIGLMGGSEDLALSMGANPTHEALKIPKMLVHMAAAGAGKYSFGLFGSVADYKDVRLMRELAEEAFGHGVTGATCVHPSVVPILNNAFAPSDADVARAQLIIETARQQTERGVGAYSLEGRMVDEPVVERARQLLERARRHRRADAS; encoded by the coding sequence GTGTACCGATCTCTGCTTTATGTCCCCGCCTCATCTGAGCGCTTCATTGCAAAGTCGGCGCTTTGTGGCGCCGATGCCATAATCCTGGATCTTGAAGACAGCGTCGCGCCCGCACAGAAGGAGGGGGCACGCAATAGGCTTGCGTCGTCGATAAAACGATGCGCTGCCGCAGGAGCTGACATTTGGGTGCGTATTAATCGACCTCTGTCGGCTGCCGTCCGAGATATCGAGGCTTCGGTGCTCGGTGGTGCCAAGGGCATTCTGATTACAAAAGTCGAGGGCGCCGAGCACGTGCGGTTGCTTCTAGAGGTTGCTGAGCGAACCGAACGGGATCATGACCGTCGCGAGCCACTCCAAGCGATCGCAGTCATCGAGTCCGTCAAGATTTTGGCCAAAGCGGACGACATCGCACGCGCCCACGAGCGGGTGATAGGCCTGATGGGCGGTAGTGAGGACTTAGCGCTATCGATGGGAGCTAATCCCACTCATGAGGCACTTAAGATACCCAAGATGCTGGTTCACATGGCCGCTGCCGGAGCCGGAAAATACTCGTTCGGATTGTTCGGCTCCGTTGCGGACTACAAGGATGTCCGACTAATGCGCGAGCTAGCGGAGGAGGCATTCGGTCACGGAGTTACGGGTGCGACCTGTGTCCATCCTTCAGTGGTACCGATCCTAAACAATGCCTTTGCACCGTCCGACGCTGATGTCGCAAGGGCGCAATTGATCATCGAGACCGCCCGTCAGCAAACCGAACGTGGCGTCGGCGCCTATTCGCTGGAAGGCAGGATGGTCGACGAGCCCGTCGTCGAACGTGCCCGGCAACTCTTGGAGCGGGCGCGGCGCCACCGGCGTGCCGACGCAAGCTGA